The Sulfitobacter sp. SK011 genome has a window encoding:
- a CDS encoding PhoH family protein has protein sequence MTDTQTTTEQVLEFPDNRLLIDLCGAYDAHLAAIEKALEVQIIRRGNQVSILGEADAAAQAAGVLNTLYARLEGGRSVEQAEVDSLLRMGNSDADTGVRSGDQLEMPIPGGMEIQTRKKRVEPRTAAQKAYVQSLFDNELAFGIGPAGTGKTYLAVAVGVSMFIGGHVDKIILSRPAVEAGEKLGYLPGDMKDKVDPYMQPLYDALNDFLPGKQLAKLLEDKRIEIAPLAFMRGRTLSNAFVVLDEAQNATSMQMKMFLTRLGNNSRMVITGDRTQIDLPRGVPSGLADAERLLSAIPKISFNYFTSKDVVRHPLVAAIIEAYEADTGVS, from the coding sequence ATGACAGATACGCAAACCACAACGGAACAGGTACTTGAATTTCCGGACAATCGCCTGCTGATTGATTTGTGCGGTGCCTATGACGCGCATCTTGCCGCCATCGAAAAGGCGCTTGAGGTACAGATCATCCGACGTGGAAATCAGGTTTCCATTCTGGGTGAAGCGGATGCTGCGGCACAGGCTGCCGGCGTGCTGAACACGCTTTATGCGCGGCTCGAGGGCGGGCGTTCGGTCGAACAGGCCGAGGTGGACAGCCTGCTGCGCATGGGCAATTCCGACGCGGACACAGGGGTGCGCTCCGGTGATCAGCTTGAAATGCCGATCCCCGGTGGTATGGAAATTCAGACCCGCAAGAAACGCGTCGAACCGCGCACGGCGGCCCAGAAGGCCTATGTTCAATCGCTTTTTGACAATGAACTTGCCTTTGGCATTGGTCCGGCGGGCACCGGCAAAACCTATCTGGCGGTTGCCGTGGGCGTGAGCATGTTCATCGGTGGCCATGTCGACAAGATCATCCTGTCGCGCCCCGCAGTAGAGGCGGGTGAAAAGCTGGGTTATCTGCCCGGTGACATGAAAGACAAAGTCGATCCTTACATGCAGCCGCTCTATGACGCGCTGAATGACTTTTTGCCGGGCAAACAGCTGGCCAAATTGCTTGAGGATAAACGCATCGAAATCGCGCCTTTGGCCTTTATGCGGGGCCGCACCTTGTCGAATGCCTTTGTGGTGCTGGACGAGGCCCAGAACGCGACGTCGATGCAGATGAAAATGTTCCTCACCCGTTTGGGTAACAATTCGCGGATGGTGATCACCGGCGACCGGACCCAGATCGACCTGCCGCGCGGCGTGCCATCAGGTCTGGCCGATGCCGAACGATTGTTGAGTGCGATCCCGAAAATCAGCTTTAATTATTTCACCTCCAAAGACGTGGTGCGTCATCCTTTGGTTGCTGCGATCATCGAAGCCTATGAGG